The following proteins are encoded in a genomic region of Arachis ipaensis cultivar K30076 chromosome B02, Araip1.1, whole genome shotgun sequence:
- the LOC107626499 gene encoding uncharacterized protein LOC107626499 isoform X4 — MPLTPPPRKVAFSPCPSPTASRNRSTMKTLFPKLSLKIRSTSSQQIENAAFLALEGSPKVAPKKPLLPRTFSLTKLITPRGKNTASLPVTPIAHSNPGSTHGGNAAYLASIDKGIQLPMHRSRSVPILNKAGSTSVGGMFRIIPTTPTSAASPSGDSVENEDGGEDIPEEEAVCRICMVELGEGADDTLKLECSCKGELSLAHQQCAVKWFSIKGNRTCDVCKQEVKNLPVTLLRLQTAPRGQHAEISQTRQGVWQDAPILVVVNMLAYFCFLEQLLVSSMGSGAVAMSLPFSCILGLLASMTSTTMVRRNHVWVYATVQFVLVVVSGHLFYSLVHMQAVLAILLATFTGFGAVMFVASVLAEISNWRRTSLAQLNQEEAVAPDESSSAGHHQSEAPESNLRDSPPMHVNQLNVLPLG, encoded by the exons ATGCCTCTAACTCCTCCTCCAAGAAAAGTGGCCTTTTCACCATGTCCAA GCCCTACAGCATCAAGGAATAGATCAACTATGAAAACTTTATTTCCCAAACTCAGTTTAAAGATCAGGAGCACAAGCTCACAGCAGATCGAAAATGCTGCTTTTCTTGCACTGGAAGGTTCACCAAAGGTGGCACCAAAGAAGCCTCTTCTTCCGAGGACATTTTCACTTACAAAGTTGATCACCCCTAGAGGGAAGAACACAGCATCCTTGCCTGTAACACCCATTGCTCACTCTAATCCAGGGTCCACACATGGAGGAAATGCTGCTTATCTAGCTTCAATT GATAAAGGGATCCAATTACCAATGCATCGTTCTCGTTCAGTTCCAATACTTAACAAGGCAGGGAGCACAAGTGTAGGTGGAATGTTTCGTATAATTCCAACCACACCAACATCAGCGGCATCTCCATCTGGTGATAGTG TTGAGAATGAGGATGGTGGTGAAGATATTCCCGAAGAAGAAGCTGTTTGTAGAATTTGTATGGTTGAATTGGGGGAAGGTGCTGATGATACTCTTAAATTGGAGTGTAGTTGCAAAGGTGAACTTTCACTGGCTCACCAACAATGTGCAGTTAAATGGTTTAGCATTAAAGGAAACAGAACATGTGATGTTTGCAAGCAAGAAGTTAAGAACTTACCTGTGACTCTCTTGCGGCTTCAAACTGCACCTAGAGGGCAACATGCTGAGATTTCTCAAACAAGGCAAGG GGTTTggcaggatgctcccattcttgTAGTTGTCAACATGCTGGCTTACTTTTGTTTTCTTGAGCAGCTTCTT GTTTCAAGTATGGGCTCTGGTGCTGTTGCCATGtctcttccattttcttgtatACTTGGTCTTCTTGCTAGCATGACATCTACAACAATGG TGAGGAGAAATCATGTTTGGGTTTATGCAACTGTGCAGTTTGTTCTGGTGGTTGTCAGTGGACACCTTTTCTATTCATTG GTTCATATGCAAGCTGTTCTAGCTATTTTGCTTGCCACATTTACTGGCTTTGGGGCTGTGATGTTTGTAGCTTCTGTTCTTGCTGAGATATCAAATTGGAGGAGAACAAGTCTTGCTCAGTTGAATCAAGAGGAGGCAGTGGCACCTGATGAATCATCTTCAGCAGGTCATCATCAATCTGAGGCTCCTGAAAGTAATTTGAGAGATTCCCCTCCTATGCATGTGAACCAGCTAAATGTGCTCCCACTCGGGTAA
- the LOC107628632 gene encoding putative serine/threonine-protein kinase encodes MKNPFSTLFACFSASSNQQNNNNEGENDVIDEDDDGAFRVFTYNQLKTATRNFQTSDKVGEGGFGTVYKGRLADGSLVAVKVVSIEVESMRGESEFVAELASLANIRHQNLVRLRGCCVEGAHRYLVYEYMDNNSLYHTCLRSEEGRMRFKWEARKEVSTGVAHGLTYLHQHLRPHVVHRDIKASNILLDTHFMPKISDFGLAKLLRDETSYISTKVAGTLGYLAPEYASSGRFTRKSDVYSFGVLLLQIVTGLPVVDAYQDTDRFIVQKAWKAYEENNLIRMVDPMLNVNFSVEEVIRFLKVGLLCVQETAKLRPRMLEVVEMLTNNNTDMNDIRISKPGFVADLRNIRIKKQEGAMHSSKESTSYSGATFAASPSSILTTMMNVGR; translated from the exons ATGAAGAACCCTTTTTCTACTCTTTTTGCTTGTTTCTCTGCGTCTTCCAATCAACAAAACAACAACAACG AGGGTGAGAATGATGTTATTGATGAGGACGATGATGGAGCCTTTCGTGTCTTCACTTATAACCAACTGAAAACAGCCACTCGCAATTTTCAAACCTCAGACAAGGTTGGAGAAGGAGGCTTTGGTACTGTCTACAAG GGAAGGCTTGCGGATGGGAGTCTGGTGGCTGTGAAAGTGGTTTCGATTGAGGTGGAATCGATGCGAGGAGAGAGTGAATTCGTGGCGGAATTGGCTTCCCTTGCAAATATCAGGCACCAAAATCTTGTTAGACTGAGAGGGTGTTGCGTGGAAGGAGCTCATAGATATTTGGTGTATGAATACATGGACAACAATAGTCTTTACCACACCTGTTTGCGTTCGGAGGAAGGGAGGATGAGATTCAAGtgggaagcaaggaaggaagttTCCACAGGTGTGGCTCACGGCCTTACCTATCTCCATCAACACCTTAGGCCTCACGTTGTTCATAGAGACATCAAAGCCAGTAACATACTCCTTGATACTCATTTTATGCCTAAGATTTCTGACTTTGGCTTAGCTAAACTTTTAAGAGACGAAACGTCTTATATTAGTACTAAAGTAGCAGGGACATT GGGTTATCTTGCACCAGAATATGCTAGTTCTGGACGATTCACAAGAAAATCAGATGTTTATAGTTTTGGAGTTTTGCTTTTACAAATTGTTACTGGTCTACCAGTTGTGGATGCCTATCAAGATACTGATCGTTTCATCGTACAGAAG GCATGGAAAGCATATGAAGAGAACAACCTAATAAGGATGGTGGATCCTATGCTTAATGTGAACTTTTCGGTGGAAGAGGTGATTAGATTCTTGAAGGTGGGTTTGCTTTGCGTGCAAGAAACAGCAAAGCTGAGGCCAAGAATGTTAGAGGTTGTGGAGATGTTGACCAACAACAATACTGACATGAATGACATTCGCATTTCCAAACCTGGCTTTGTTGCTGATCTTAGGAACATTAGAATCAAGAAACAAGAAGGAGCAATGCACTCATCAAAGGAATCAACAAGTTACAGTGGAGCAACCTTTGCTGCAAGTCCAAGCTCCATTTTGACTACTATGATGAATGTTGGTCGTTAG
- the LOC107626499 gene encoding probable E3 ubiquitin-protein ligase MARCH10 isoform X5, whose protein sequence is METEAPEDREDNSADDDTIEKGPESSEITEELSSRRHGTRKSLILEIPTTSTVDEDFVRINMPLTPPPRKVAFSPCPSPTASRNRSTMKTLFPKLSLKIRSTSSQQIENAAFLALEGSPKVAPKKPLLPRTFSLTKLITPRGKNTASLPVTPIAHSNPGSTHGGNAAYLASIDKGIQLPMHRSRSVPILNKAGSTSVGGMFRIIPTTPTSAASPSGDSVENEDGGEDIPEEEAVCRICMVELGEGADDTLKLECSCKGELSLAHQQCAVKWFSIKGNRTCDVCKQEVKNLPVTLLRLQTAPRGQHAEISQTRQGVWQDAPILVVVNMLAYFCFLEQLLVSSMGSGAVAMSLPFSCILGLLASMTSTTMGRAYCTFSLFWWLSVDTFSIHWFICKLF, encoded by the exons ATGGAAACTGAAGCTCCTGAAGACAGAGAGGATAACAGCGCTGATGACGACACAATCGAAAAG GGTCCAGAATCATCTGAAATAACTGAGGAACTCTCAAGTAGACGACATGGGACTAGGAAAAGCCTCATCTTGGAGATTCCAACAACAAGCACTGTGGATGAAGATTTTGTGAGGATAAACATGCCTCTAACTCCTCCTCCAAGAAAAGTGGCCTTTTCACCATGTCCAA GCCCTACAGCATCAAGGAATAGATCAACTATGAAAACTTTATTTCCCAAACTCAGTTTAAAGATCAGGAGCACAAGCTCACAGCAGATCGAAAATGCTGCTTTTCTTGCACTGGAAGGTTCACCAAAGGTGGCACCAAAGAAGCCTCTTCTTCCGAGGACATTTTCACTTACAAAGTTGATCACCCCTAGAGGGAAGAACACAGCATCCTTGCCTGTAACACCCATTGCTCACTCTAATCCAGGGTCCACACATGGAGGAAATGCTGCTTATCTAGCTTCAATT GATAAAGGGATCCAATTACCAATGCATCGTTCTCGTTCAGTTCCAATACTTAACAAGGCAGGGAGCACAAGTGTAGGTGGAATGTTTCGTATAATTCCAACCACACCAACATCAGCGGCATCTCCATCTGGTGATAGTG TTGAGAATGAGGATGGTGGTGAAGATATTCCCGAAGAAGAAGCTGTTTGTAGAATTTGTATGGTTGAATTGGGGGAAGGTGCTGATGATACTCTTAAATTGGAGTGTAGTTGCAAAGGTGAACTTTCACTGGCTCACCAACAATGTGCAGTTAAATGGTTTAGCATTAAAGGAAACAGAACATGTGATGTTTGCAAGCAAGAAGTTAAGAACTTACCTGTGACTCTCTTGCGGCTTCAAACTGCACCTAGAGGGCAACATGCTGAGATTTCTCAAACAAGGCAAGG GGTTTggcaggatgctcccattcttgTAGTTGTCAACATGCTGGCTTACTTTTGTTTTCTTGAGCAGCTTCTT GTTTCAAGTATGGGCTCTGGTGCTGTTGCCATGtctcttccattttcttgtatACTTGGTCTTCTTGCTAGCATGACATCTACAACAATGGGTAGGGCTTATTGTACCTTTAG TTTGTTCTGGTGGTTGTCAGTGGACACCTTTTCTATTCATTG GTTCATATGCAAGCTGTTCTAG
- the LOC107628089 gene encoding uncharacterized protein LOC107628089, translated as MLELVLYIHMDMDSSKAFFSHSSFKASIAKTLFFRALFLASAISLLSLLRFLPTLHFLSASLAPETHLQCLNQNTSGSYLFQSRVYNSFWDSFNCINHANFTTSAVNHLLRNHFLNRKATSLCVGQPSPMPAVSAMRQLGFTSVTAVSLRHNTLVCQLQYQDSSFDFVFTKDVDKVSVPALLLLEVERVLKPGGIGALLVRPNHSPSSSSVSSMLRSSSVVDVTLVKGLTLVVFKKRSSSAFFDHHLQGDCPSLNSTKPLIELMEPLADEETSQEHEKRISYLPKFVNMSNRKRLVYMDIGVGGVPKNVTNWFFPSYPIDFRDFNVYFVHYNTSILLSHVKRPGITFVYHPGLSSSSKGEEFDFHAWFKETVQDADFVVLKMNAGNVEMKFLRDMFESGAICFVNELFLSCSENKEEKGCMDIYKELRDSGVYVHQWWEADELHQGSNKVVDVR; from the coding sequence ATGCTTGAGCTAGTATTATACATACATATGGATATGGATTCTTCCAAGGCCTTCTTCTCCCACTCCTCCTTCAAAGCATCCATAGCCAAGACACTCTTCTTCCGTGCACTCTTCCTTGCCTCTGCTATCTCCTTGCTTTCCTTGCTCCGATTCCTTCCTACTCTCCACTTCCTCTCAGCCTCACTCGCCCCCGAAACACACCTTCAATGTCTCAACCAAAACACTTCTGGCTCTTACTTGTTCCAGAGCAGGGTCTACAACTCCTTCTGGGACTCCTTCAACTGCATCAACCATGCCAACTTCACTACCTCTGCTGTCAATCACCTATTGCGTAACCACTTCTTGAACCGTAAAGCTACCTCCCTCTGCGTTGGACAACCCTCACCAATGCCTGCTGTCTCTGCAATGCGACAACTTGGCTTCACTAGTGTCACCGCTGTCTCCCTAAGGCACAACACACTCGTCTGTCAGCTTCAGTATCAGGACTCTTCCTTTGACTTCGTCTTCACCAAGGATGTGGACAAGGTTTCAGTGCCTGCATTGCTGCTGCTTGAGGTGGAGCGGGTCCTCAAGCCTGGGGGAATCGGCGCACTGCTTGTACGTCCCaatcattctccttcttcttcctcagTTTCATCCATGTTGAGATCTTCAAGTGTTGTGGATGTCACTCTTGTCAAGGGCCTTACCCTTGTGGTTTTCAAGAAAAGAAGCTCTTCTGCATTCTTCGATCACCACCTTCAAGGAGACTGTCCAAGTTTGAACTCCACCAAGCCTCTTATAGAGCTCATGGAGCCTCTTGCTGATGAGGAAACATCTCAAGAGCATGAGAAAAGAATCTCATACTTGCCTAAGTTTGTGAACATGTCTAATAGGAAGAGATTGGTGTACATGGACATTGGAGTTGGTGGGGTGCCTAAGAATGTTACTAATTGGTTCTTTCCATCTTACCCCATTGATTTTAGAGATTTCAATGTCTACTTTGTTCACTACAATACTTCCATCTTGTTGTCTCATGTGAAAAGGCCTGGCATAACCTTCGTTTATCATCCGGGGTTGTCCTCGTCCTCCAAGGGTGAAGAGTTTGACTTCCATGCATGGTTCAAAGAGACAGTGCAGGATGCTGATTTTGTGGTGTTGAAGATGAATGCAGGGAATGTTGAAATGAAGTTTCTAAGGGATATGTTTGAAAGTGGAGCCATATGCTTTGTTAATGAATTGTTTCTCAGCTGCTCAGAAAACAAGGAAGAAAAAGGTTGCATGGATATTTACAAGGAACTCAGAGATAGTGGTGTCTATGTTCATCAATGGTGGGAAGCAGATGAGTTGCATCAAGGGTCTAACAAGGTGGTTGATGTTCGGTAA
- the LOC107626499 gene encoding E3 ubiquitin-protein ligase MARCH11 isoform X3, producing METEAPEDREDNSADDDTIEKGPESSEITEELSSRRHGTRKSLILEIPTTSTVDEDFVRINMPLTPPPRKVAFSPCPSPTASRNRSTMKTLFPKLSLKIRSTSSQQIENAAFLALEGSPKVAPKKPLLPRTFSLTKLITPRGKNTASLPVTPIAHSNPGSTHGGNAAYLASIDKGIQLPMHRSRSVPILNKAGSTSVGGMFRIIPTTPTSAASPSGDSVENEDGGEDIPEEEAVCRICMVELGEGADDTLKLECSCKGELSLAHQQCAVKWFSIKGNRTCDVCKQEVKNLPVTLLRLQTAPRGQHAEISQTRVWQDAPILVVVNMLAYFCFLEQLLVSSMGSGAVAMSLPFSCILGLLASMTSTTMVRRNHVWVYATVQFVLVVVSGHLFYSLVHMQAVLAILLATFTGFGAVMFVASVLAEISNWRRTSLAQLNQEEAVAPDESSSAGHHQSEAPESNLRDSPPMHVNQLNVLPLG from the exons ATGGAAACTGAAGCTCCTGAAGACAGAGAGGATAACAGCGCTGATGACGACACAATCGAAAAG GGTCCAGAATCATCTGAAATAACTGAGGAACTCTCAAGTAGACGACATGGGACTAGGAAAAGCCTCATCTTGGAGATTCCAACAACAAGCACTGTGGATGAAGATTTTGTGAGGATAAACATGCCTCTAACTCCTCCTCCAAGAAAAGTGGCCTTTTCACCATGTCCAA GCCCTACAGCATCAAGGAATAGATCAACTATGAAAACTTTATTTCCCAAACTCAGTTTAAAGATCAGGAGCACAAGCTCACAGCAGATCGAAAATGCTGCTTTTCTTGCACTGGAAGGTTCACCAAAGGTGGCACCAAAGAAGCCTCTTCTTCCGAGGACATTTTCACTTACAAAGTTGATCACCCCTAGAGGGAAGAACACAGCATCCTTGCCTGTAACACCCATTGCTCACTCTAATCCAGGGTCCACACATGGAGGAAATGCTGCTTATCTAGCTTCAATT GATAAAGGGATCCAATTACCAATGCATCGTTCTCGTTCAGTTCCAATACTTAACAAGGCAGGGAGCACAAGTGTAGGTGGAATGTTTCGTATAATTCCAACCACACCAACATCAGCGGCATCTCCATCTGGTGATAGTG TTGAGAATGAGGATGGTGGTGAAGATATTCCCGAAGAAGAAGCTGTTTGTAGAATTTGTATGGTTGAATTGGGGGAAGGTGCTGATGATACTCTTAAATTGGAGTGTAGTTGCAAAGGTGAACTTTCACTGGCTCACCAACAATGTGCAGTTAAATGGTTTAGCATTAAAGGAAACAGAACATGTGATGTTTGCAAGCAAGAAGTTAAGAACTTACCTGTGACTCTCTTGCGGCTTCAAACTGCACCTAGAGGGCAACATGCTGAGATTTCTCAAACAAG GGTTTggcaggatgctcccattcttgTAGTTGTCAACATGCTGGCTTACTTTTGTTTTCTTGAGCAGCTTCTT GTTTCAAGTATGGGCTCTGGTGCTGTTGCCATGtctcttccattttcttgtatACTTGGTCTTCTTGCTAGCATGACATCTACAACAATGG TGAGGAGAAATCATGTTTGGGTTTATGCAACTGTGCAGTTTGTTCTGGTGGTTGTCAGTGGACACCTTTTCTATTCATTG GTTCATATGCAAGCTGTTCTAGCTATTTTGCTTGCCACATTTACTGGCTTTGGGGCTGTGATGTTTGTAGCTTCTGTTCTTGCTGAGATATCAAATTGGAGGAGAACAAGTCTTGCTCAGTTGAATCAAGAGGAGGCAGTGGCACCTGATGAATCATCTTCAGCAGGTCATCATCAATCTGAGGCTCCTGAAAGTAATTTGAGAGATTCCCCTCCTATGCATGTGAACCAGCTAAATGTGCTCCCACTCGGGTAA
- the LOC107626499 gene encoding uncharacterized protein LOC107626499 isoform X1, which produces METEAPEDREDNSADDDTIEKGPESSEITEELSSRRHGTRKSLILEIPTTSTVDEDFVRINMPLTPPPRKVAFSPCPSPTASRNRSTMKTLFPKLSLKIRSTSSQQIENAAFLALEGSPKVAPKKPLLPRTFSLTKLITPRGKNTASLPVTPIAHSNPGSTHGGNAAYLASIDKGIQLPMHRSRSVPILNKAGSTSVGGMFRIIPTTPTSAASPSGDSVENEDGGEDIPEEEAVCRICMVELGEGADDTLKLECSCKGELSLAHQQCAVKWFSIKGNRTCDVCKQEVKNLPVTLLRLQTAPRGQHAEISQTRQGVWQDAPILVVVNMLAYFCFLEQLLVSSMGSGAVAMSLPFSCILGLLASMTSTTMVRRNHVWVYATVQFVLVVVSGHLFYSLVHMQAVLAILLATFTGFGAVMFVASVLAEISNWRRTSLAQLNQEEAVAPDESSSAGHHQSEAPESNLRDSPPMHVNQLNVLPLG; this is translated from the exons ATGGAAACTGAAGCTCCTGAAGACAGAGAGGATAACAGCGCTGATGACGACACAATCGAAAAG GGTCCAGAATCATCTGAAATAACTGAGGAACTCTCAAGTAGACGACATGGGACTAGGAAAAGCCTCATCTTGGAGATTCCAACAACAAGCACTGTGGATGAAGATTTTGTGAGGATAAACATGCCTCTAACTCCTCCTCCAAGAAAAGTGGCCTTTTCACCATGTCCAA GCCCTACAGCATCAAGGAATAGATCAACTATGAAAACTTTATTTCCCAAACTCAGTTTAAAGATCAGGAGCACAAGCTCACAGCAGATCGAAAATGCTGCTTTTCTTGCACTGGAAGGTTCACCAAAGGTGGCACCAAAGAAGCCTCTTCTTCCGAGGACATTTTCACTTACAAAGTTGATCACCCCTAGAGGGAAGAACACAGCATCCTTGCCTGTAACACCCATTGCTCACTCTAATCCAGGGTCCACACATGGAGGAAATGCTGCTTATCTAGCTTCAATT GATAAAGGGATCCAATTACCAATGCATCGTTCTCGTTCAGTTCCAATACTTAACAAGGCAGGGAGCACAAGTGTAGGTGGAATGTTTCGTATAATTCCAACCACACCAACATCAGCGGCATCTCCATCTGGTGATAGTG TTGAGAATGAGGATGGTGGTGAAGATATTCCCGAAGAAGAAGCTGTTTGTAGAATTTGTATGGTTGAATTGGGGGAAGGTGCTGATGATACTCTTAAATTGGAGTGTAGTTGCAAAGGTGAACTTTCACTGGCTCACCAACAATGTGCAGTTAAATGGTTTAGCATTAAAGGAAACAGAACATGTGATGTTTGCAAGCAAGAAGTTAAGAACTTACCTGTGACTCTCTTGCGGCTTCAAACTGCACCTAGAGGGCAACATGCTGAGATTTCTCAAACAAGGCAAGG GGTTTggcaggatgctcccattcttgTAGTTGTCAACATGCTGGCTTACTTTTGTTTTCTTGAGCAGCTTCTT GTTTCAAGTATGGGCTCTGGTGCTGTTGCCATGtctcttccattttcttgtatACTTGGTCTTCTTGCTAGCATGACATCTACAACAATGG TGAGGAGAAATCATGTTTGGGTTTATGCAACTGTGCAGTTTGTTCTGGTGGTTGTCAGTGGACACCTTTTCTATTCATTG GTTCATATGCAAGCTGTTCTAGCTATTTTGCTTGCCACATTTACTGGCTTTGGGGCTGTGATGTTTGTAGCTTCTGTTCTTGCTGAGATATCAAATTGGAGGAGAACAAGTCTTGCTCAGTTGAATCAAGAGGAGGCAGTGGCACCTGATGAATCATCTTCAGCAGGTCATCATCAATCTGAGGCTCCTGAAAGTAATTTGAGAGATTCCCCTCCTATGCATGTGAACCAGCTAAATGTGCTCCCACTCGGGTAA
- the LOC107626498 gene encoding probable E3 ubiquitin-protein ligase LOG2 gives MGNIGSSSASNRRRHGGGGGGSGRRIHPPPPPPPPVTPQPEITANRFVYPAAATPYHNYPGYYPPPVPLPAPYDHHHRPAAVEPMWGRYPPPAAPMPPTPYVEHQKAVTIKNDVNIKKETLRIEADEENPGKFLVSFTFDATVSGSITILFFAKEGEGCILTPMKEDSLPPVTVHFQQGLGQKFRQPAGTGIDFLQFEESELLKVGEMDIYPLVVKADAMLGDHDGSNETPNDGSNETPKHGSNETPNEGSNETPNEGPNETPVTGITNSQITKAVFEKEKGEFQVKVVKQILWVNGLRYELQEIYGIGNSVESEVDGNDPGKECVICLSEPRDTTVLPCRHMCMCSGCAKVLRFQTNRCPICRQPVERLLEIKVGAEAEPQE, from the exons ATGGGTAACATAGGAAGTAGTAGTGCCAGCAACCGCAGAAGACACGGTGGTGGCGGTGGCGGAAGTGGACGGAGGATCCATCCTCCACCTCCTCCTCCGCCGCCGGTGACGCCACAGCCGGAAATCACAGCCAATCGGTTCGTGTACCCTGCTGCTGCGACTCCATATCATAACTATCCCGGTTATTATCCGCCGCCGGTGCCTTTGCCGGCACCTTATGACCACCACCACCGGCCCGCGGCGGTGGAGCCGATGTGGGGGCGGTATCCTCCGCCGGCAGCGCCTATGCCTCCGACGCCGTATGTGGAGCACCAGAAGGCGGTTACTATAAAAAATGATGTGAACATCAAGAAGGAAACTTTGAGGATTGAAGCTGATGAAGAGAACCCTGGGAAGTTCCTTGTTTCATTCACATTTGACGCCACCGTTTCTGGGAG CATTACCATACTTTTCTTTGCAAAAGAAGGTGAAGGCTGCATTCTTACTCCAATGAAGGAAGATTCTCTTCCACCTGTGACTGTACATTTCCAGCAAGGTCTTGGCCAGAAGTTTAGGCAGCCAGCTGGAACCGGTATTGATTTTTTGCAATTTGAGGAATCCGAGTTATTGAAAGTGGGAGAGATGGATATCTATCCTCTAGTAGTTAAGGCAGATGCAATGTTGGGTGATCATGATGGATCAAATGAGACTCCAAATGACGGATCAAATGAGACTCCAAAGCATGGATCAAATGAAACTCCAAATGAAGGATCTAATGAAACTCCAAATGAAGGACCTAATGAAACTCCAGTAACAGGTATTACAAACTCGCAGATAACAAAAGCAGTGTTTGAGAAGGAGAAAGGGGAATTCCAGGTGAAGGTTGTCAAGCAGATCTTGTGGGTGAATGGATTGAGGTATGAGCTGCAGGAGATATATGGCATTGGAAATTCAGTGGAGAGTGAAGTGGATGGAAATGACCCAGGAAAAGAATGTGTTATTTGTCTGTCAGAGCCCAGGGATACAACTGTCCTTCCTTGCCGTCACATG TGCATGTGTAGTGGATGTGCGAAGGTTTTGAGGTTCCAGACAAATAGGTGTCCAATCTGCAGACAACCAGTTGAGAGGCTTCTGGAGATCAAGGTTGGGGCAGAAGCCGAACCTCAGgagtga
- the LOC107626499 gene encoding uncharacterized protein LOC107626499 isoform X2, which produces METEAPEDREDNSADDDTIEKGPESSEITEELSSRRHGTRKSLILEIPTTSTVDEDFVRINMPLTPPPRKVAFSPCPSPTASRNRSTMKTLFPKLSLKIRSTSSQQIENAAFLALEGSPKVAPKKPLLPRTFSLTKLITPRGKNTASLPVTPIAHSNPGSTHGGNAAYLASIDKGIQLPMHRSRSVPILNKAGSTSVGGMFRIIPTTPTSAASPSGDSVENEDGGEDIPEEEAVCRICMVELGEGADDTLKLECSCKGELSLAHQQCAVKWFSIKGNRTCDVCKQEVKNLPVTLLRLQTAPRGQHAEISQTRQGVWQDAPILVVVNMLAYFCFLEQLLVSSMGSGAVAMSLPFSCILGLLASMTSTTMVRRNHVWVYATVQFVLVVVSGHLFYSLVHMQAVLAILLATFTGFGAVMFVASVLAEISNWRRTSLAQLNQEEAVAPDESSSAGHHQSEAPESNLRDSPPMHVNQLNVLPLG; this is translated from the exons ATGGAAACTGAAGCTCCTGAAGACAGAGAGGATAACAGCGCTGATGACGACACAATCGAAAAG GGTCCAGAATCATCTGAAATAACTGAGGAACTCTCAAGTAGACGACATGGGACTAGGAAAAGCCTCATCTTGGAGATTCCAACAACAAGCACTGTGGATGAAGATTTTGTGAGGATAAACATGCCTCTAACTCCTCCTCCAAGAAAAGTGGCCTTTTCACCATGTCCAA GCCCTACAGCATCAAGGAATAGATCAACTATGAAAACTTTATTTCCCAAACTCAGTTTAAAGATCAGGAGCACAAGCTCACAGCAGATCGAAAATGCTGCTTTTCTTGCACTGGAAGGTTCACCAAAGGTGGCACCAAAGAAGCCTCTTCTTCCGAGGACATTTTCACTTACAAAGTTGATCACCCCTAGAGGGAAGAACACAGCATCCTTGCCTGTAACACCCATTGCTCACTCTAATCCAGGGTCCACACATGGAGGAAATGCTGCTTATCTAGCTTCAATT GATAAAGGGATCCAATTACCAATGCATCGTTCTCGTTCAGTTCCAATACTTAACAAGGCAGGGAGCACAAGTGTAGGTGGAATGTTTCGTATAATTCCAACCACACCAACATCAGCGGCATCTCCATCTGGTGATAGTG TTGAGAATGAGGATGGTGGTGAAGATATTCCCGAAGAAGAAGCTGTTTGTAGAATTTGTATGGTTGAATTGGGGGAAGGTGCTGATGATACTCTTAAATTGGAGTGTAGTTGCAAAGGTGAACTTTCACTGGCTCACCAACAATGTGCAGTTAAATGGTTTAGCATTAAAGGAAACAGAACATGTGATGTTTGCAAGCAAGAAGTTAAGAACTTACCTGTGACTCTCTTGCGGCTTCAAACTGCACCTAGAGGGCAACATGCTGAGATTTCTCAAACAAGGCAAGG GGTTTggcaggatgctcccattcttgTAGTTGTCAACATGCTGGCTTACTTTTGTTTTCTTGAGCAGCTTCTT GTTTCAAGTATGGGCTCTGGTGCTGTTGCCATGtctcttccattttcttgtatACTTGGTCTTCTTGCTAGCATGACATCTACAACAATGG TGAGGAGAAATCATGTTTGGGTTTATGCAACTGTGCAGTTTGTTCTGGTGGTTGTCAGTGGACACCTTTTCTATTCATTG GTTCATATGCAAGCTGTTCTAGCTATTTTGCTTGCCACATTTACTGGCTTTGGGGCTGTGATGTTTGTAGCTTCTGTTCTTGCTGAGATATCAAATTGGAGGAGAACAAGTCTTGCTCAGTTGAATCAAGAGGAGGCAGTGGCACCTGATGAATCATCTTCAGCAGGTCATCATCAATCTGAGGCTCCTGAAAGTAATTTGAGAGATTCCCCTCCTATGCATGTGAACCAGCTAAATGTGCTCCCACTCGG GTAG